Proteins from a single region of Paenibacillus sp. BIHB 4019:
- a CDS encoding AI-2E family transporter: protein MDHFKTGKERFVQFILNNKFVIFLLVLLLVSLNIFVMSKISYVFTPLAVLFKTVLLPIILAGVAYYLLNPIVDYLETKKAPRVYSIFVIFAVILGLLTILMTVVIPLVTTQIVSLVDNLPGYGDQLRTKFDELMHSGDLRDIERWLNVNPSDLSGNIAKRATELLNGVWQSLGSFVGALKDVVLAVITLPFILFYLLKDGKRLPDYIAAILPTNMRAHTKRIMGEMNGQISSYIRGQIIVSFCIGVLLYIGYLIIGLEYSLVLALIAACTAIIPYLGPAIAITPALIVAMVTSPVMLLKMLVIWTIVQLIEGKFISPQIMGKSMHIHPITIIFVILTAGNLFGLAGIILAVPGYAVLKVIATNFFHWLQARSPLYAAEEVNADNDFKL from the coding sequence ATGGACCATTTTAAAACAGGAAAAGAACGGTTTGTACAGTTTATTTTAAATAATAAATTCGTCATATTTTTGCTCGTGCTGCTCCTGGTTAGTCTGAATATTTTTGTCATGAGCAAAATCTCCTACGTGTTTACGCCGCTCGCTGTATTGTTCAAGACGGTGCTGCTGCCGATTATTTTGGCGGGTGTAGCTTATTATTTGCTGAATCCGATTGTGGATTATTTGGAGACGAAGAAGGCTCCGCGTGTTTATTCCATCTTTGTGATTTTTGCGGTTATTTTAGGCCTGCTTACGATTTTGATGACGGTGGTCATTCCGCTTGTAACTACACAGATCGTCAGTCTGGTCGATAATTTGCCGGGCTATGGGGATCAGTTGCGAACGAAGTTTGATGAGCTGATGCACAGCGGCGACCTGCGGGATATTGAGCGGTGGCTCAATGTTAACCCGTCGGATTTAAGCGGCAATATTGCGAAGCGGGCGACTGAACTGCTGAATGGCGTATGGCAAAGTTTGGGCTCATTCGTAGGGGCGCTTAAAGATGTCGTGCTTGCGGTCATTACGCTGCCATTTATTTTGTTCTACTTATTAAAAGATGGCAAAAGGCTGCCGGATTATATTGCAGCTATTCTGCCAACGAACATGAGAGCGCACACGAAGCGCATTATGGGCGAAATGAACGGCCAAATCAGCAGTTACATAAGAGGTCAGATTATTGTAAGCTTCTGCATTGGGGTGCTGCTGTATATTGGTTATTTGATCATTGGGCTTGAATATTCGCTGGTGCTGGCGCTGATTGCCGCATGTACAGCCATCATTCCGTATCTGGGCCCAGCTATCGCGATTACGCCAGCGCTCATTGTTGCGATGGTAACCTCACCTGTCATGCTGCTGAAAATGCTTGTGATCTGGACGATTGTCCAGCTTATCGAAGGAAAGTTTATTTCTCCGCAAATTATGGGAAAAAGCATGCATATTCATCCCATTACGATTATTTTCGTCATTTTGACCGCTGGAAACTTGTTTGGATTGGCGGGCATTATTTTAGCCGTTCCAGGTTATGCGGTGCTGAAAGTGATTGCGACGAATTTCTTCCACTGGCTGCAGGCGCGTTCGCCGCTTTACGCAGCGGAGGAAGTGAATGCGGATAATGATTTTAAGCTATAA
- a CDS encoding DUF1641 domain-containing protein has protein sequence MSETLTEQEVQTGSVRSELDVLEQLLKPEIQSSLNQLVESLPKLAEMVTLMTKAYDVATTVANDQVLMGDMKHGIEEFVKPITDKAKGIASAAVEANDRAHAEPTTIGLFGILKMLKDPQVQQTLRFAQSFLDVLAERNKQR, from the coding sequence ATGTCGGAAACATTAACAGAGCAAGAAGTACAGACGGGATCTGTACGTAGTGAACTGGACGTTCTGGAGCAATTGCTTAAACCGGAAATCCAAAGCTCGCTGAATCAGCTGGTAGAAAGCTTGCCTAAGCTTGCTGAAATGGTTACTTTGATGACCAAAGCTTATGATGTGGCAACAACTGTAGCGAATGACCAAGTGCTTATGGGCGACATGAAGCATGGTATCGAGGAATTCGTTAAGCCAATTACGGACAAAGCCAAAGGCATTGCATCGGCTGCTGTAGAAGCTAATGATCGTGCACATGCAGAGCCTACGACAATCGGTCTGTTCGGCATTCTCAAAATGCTGAAAGATCCTCAGGTCCAACAAACATTGCGTTTCGCGCAATCGTTCTTGGATGTATTGGCAGAGCGCAACAAACAGCGTTAA
- a CDS encoding NAD(P)/FAD-dependent oxidoreductase translates to MSKHILILGGGYGGLLSALTTRKYMSPEEASITVVNRIPSHQIVTELHRLAVGGVHENNVALPLTKLFKDKSINLVIDTVDKIDPDQKQVHLSSGAKTSYDTLVIALGGETAFFGIPGLEENSLTLKSVEEANCVSAHIQERLAAYAKSKDKADATIVVGGGGLTGIELIGEIADMLPKWCEQYGVNISEVSVYNVEAGPSILAGFPVELVDRAKASLEKRGVQLLMGIAVTEVKGNQVILKDGQTLVANTFVWTGGVTGNPVVANCGIEVNRGRATVNEFLQSTSHPEVYLAGDNAVVFSPDGRPYPPSAQIAWQMGEAIGYNLFAQSKGLPQKSFTFVNSGVLASLGRKDAIGTVGASQLRLRGTTASLMKEASNVRYLSHVNGLFSLVY, encoded by the coding sequence ATGTCTAAGCATATTTTGATTTTGGGTGGCGGTTATGGCGGTTTGCTGAGCGCATTGACAACTCGCAAATATATGTCTCCCGAGGAAGCAAGCATTACCGTTGTTAACCGTATTCCATCGCACCAAATCGTAACGGAATTGCATCGTCTGGCCGTTGGCGGCGTTCATGAGAACAACGTCGCTTTGCCGCTGACGAAGCTGTTCAAAGATAAATCCATCAATTTGGTTATCGACACAGTCGACAAAATTGATCCGGACCAGAAGCAAGTTCACCTTTCCAGCGGTGCAAAAACTTCCTACGATACGCTTGTTATCGCTCTTGGCGGCGAAACAGCATTTTTCGGCATCCCAGGCCTTGAAGAGAACAGCCTGACGCTGAAATCGGTTGAGGAAGCAAACTGCGTGAGCGCGCACATTCAAGAGCGTCTTGCTGCATATGCAAAATCCAAAGACAAAGCTGACGCAACGATCGTTGTTGGCGGCGGCGGCCTGACTGGTATTGAGCTGATCGGTGAAATTGCCGACATGCTGCCAAAATGGTGTGAGCAGTACGGCGTTAACATCAGCGAAGTATCGGTATACAACGTTGAAGCAGGCCCGTCGATTCTGGCTGGTTTCCCTGTGGAGCTTGTTGACCGTGCGAAAGCAAGCCTTGAAAAACGCGGCGTTCAATTGCTGATGGGTATTGCGGTTACAGAAGTAAAAGGCAACCAAGTTATTTTGAAAGACGGTCAAACGCTTGTGGCTAACACATTCGTATGGACTGGCGGCGTTACAGGCAACCCTGTTGTAGCAAACTGCGGTATTGAAGTAAACCGTGGACGCGCTACAGTCAATGAGTTCCTGCAATCGACTTCGCACCCTGAAGTTTACTTGGCTGGCGACAACGCAGTTGTATTTAGCCCAGACGGCCGTCCATATCCGCCAAGTGCACAAATCGCATGGCAAATGGGCGAAGCAATCGGCTACAACCTGTTCGCGCAATCCAAAGGCTTGCCGCAAAAATCGTTTACATTCGTTAACTCCGGCGTTCTTGCGAGCCTTGGCCGCAAAGATGCAATCGGAACCGTTGGCGCAAGCCAGCTTCGTCTGAGAGGCACTACAGCTTCCCTGATGAAAGAAGCAAGTAACGTTCGTTACCTGTCGCATGTTAACGGCTTGTTCTCGCTTGTTTACTAA
- a CDS encoding MmcQ/YjbR family DNA-binding protein gives MEHYVEFCLGKKGAYEDYPFGPEALVMKVEGKMFALISDDRKSISLKCDPVIAENLREQHAAVIPGYHMNKKHWNTVLLDGSLEQDEVESMITHSYELVVKSLPKAVRESLSGS, from the coding sequence ATGGAGCATTATGTTGAATTTTGCCTCGGCAAGAAGGGCGCTTATGAAGATTATCCTTTCGGACCGGAAGCGCTGGTTATGAAGGTTGAGGGAAAGATGTTTGCTTTGATTTCTGACGACCGGAAATCGATATCGCTCAAATGCGACCCTGTCATTGCTGAAAATTTACGCGAGCAGCATGCGGCGGTCATCCCTGGCTACCATATGAACAAGAAGCACTGGAATACGGTGCTGCTCGATGGCAGCTTGGAGCAAGACGAGGTCGAGAGCATGATCACCCATTCCTATGAGCTGGTTGTAAAGTCGCTTCCGAAGGCGGTACGCGAGAGCTTGAGCGGCAGTTAA
- a CDS encoding cation:proton antiporter: MEFILTLMLIIAVSKIAGALSVKAGQPAVLGKLLAGIVVGPALLGWVNNSDWLAHFSEIGVLLLMFIAGLETDLEQLRKDWKASFSVALGGIILPFAGGYGAAVLFGLSSAQAIFLGLLLSATSVSISVQTLKEMNKLSSREGTTILGAAVVDDVVVVVLLAVVMSLLGSGGDVSIPLLLGKKVLFFAVIIAASWWLVPIVMKRLARFPVTEAAISAALVICFGFAYFADAMGVAGIIGAFAAGIAIGQTPLRHTVETKIEPIAYSLFVPVFFISIGLNVTFAGIGEQIGFIALLSVVAILTKLFGAAAGARLTGFNMRSSIGIGAGMISRGEVALIIAASGLQSALLPQAYFTPVVLVIMVTTLVTPPLMKQLFKREQPAN, encoded by the coding sequence ATGGAATTTATTTTAACGTTAATGCTAATTATCGCGGTGTCCAAAATAGCAGGGGCACTCTCCGTCAAGGCCGGCCAGCCTGCTGTACTCGGAAAGCTGCTTGCAGGCATAGTCGTGGGTCCCGCCTTGCTTGGGTGGGTAAACAATAGCGACTGGCTGGCTCATTTCTCAGAAATCGGCGTGCTGCTGCTCATGTTTATCGCAGGGCTTGAGACGGATTTGGAGCAGCTGCGTAAAGACTGGAAAGCGTCATTTTCAGTGGCGCTAGGGGGCATTATTTTGCCATTCGCCGGAGGATATGGGGCTGCTGTTTTGTTCGGCTTATCCTCCGCGCAGGCGATTTTTCTAGGGCTGCTGCTCTCCGCCACCTCGGTCAGCATATCGGTGCAAACGTTGAAGGAAATGAACAAGCTGAGCTCTAGAGAAGGCACGACGATACTCGGAGCGGCGGTTGTAGATGACGTGGTAGTCGTTGTTTTGCTGGCTGTGGTCATGAGCTTGCTTGGATCAGGAGGAGATGTCTCGATTCCGCTGCTGCTCGGGAAAAAAGTGCTGTTCTTTGCTGTTATTATTGCCGCGAGCTGGTGGCTGGTGCCGATCGTCATGAAGCGGCTGGCCCGCTTCCCGGTTACAGAGGCAGCGATAAGCGCTGCGCTGGTTATCTGCTTCGGCTTCGCTTATTTCGCAGACGCTATGGGCGTTGCTGGCATTATCGGAGCATTCGCTGCGGGGATTGCGATTGGGCAAACGCCGCTTCGCCATACGGTTGAAACGAAGATCGAGCCGATCGCCTATTCGCTATTTGTACCTGTTTTTTTCATCAGCATTGGGCTTAACGTTACTTTTGCGGGAATCGGCGAGCAAATAGGGTTTATCGCTCTATTATCCGTTGTTGCGATACTGACGAAGCTGTTCGGCGCCGCAGCCGGAGCAAGACTCACAGGCTTCAATATGCGCTCGTCCATAGGAATTGGGGCAGGAATGATATCAAGAGGCGAGGTAGCGCTCATTATCGCCGCTTCCGGCTTGCAGTCGGCGCTGCTGCCGCAGGCTTATTTTACCCCGGTCGTACTCGTTATTATGGTGACAACGTTAGTCACGCCGCCGCTCATGAAGCAGCTGTTCAAGCGGGAGCAGCCAGCTAACTAA
- a CDS encoding hemolysin family protein, whose product MGIGLNLLLIALLIVMTAFFVATEFAVIRLRASRVDQLVLEGKKNALAVQQVTSNLDGYLSACQLGITITALGLGWLGEPTVEKILFPLFQQLSISSEVSHVLSFIIAFASVTFLHVVIGELAPKTWAIQKAEFISFTVAKPIIWFHKIMYPFIWVLNGSANALVRLFGLKPVKEHEDAHSEEEIQIILNDSYQSGKINNTEYGYVSRIFAFDEMLAKEIMVPRTDMICLYSNKSLVENMEIIHKEQYTRFPVAQDSKDNIIGMINTKQMFLQFHHNKEFDFKKLIHPVLTVSEVLPVKTLLKRMQQEQVHIAILMDEYGGTSGLITIEDILEEIVGEIRDEFDADERKDIEKLADNCYLLDGKVSLDELSELTGVNLEHEEVDTVGGWLYSEIQDPRIGKELHHHNMRFIIREIGKHRIKKVELIIETDEIEAQVETTA is encoded by the coding sequence ATGGGTATAGGACTTAATCTGTTATTGATTGCATTATTAATTGTGATGACTGCCTTTTTCGTGGCAACGGAATTTGCTGTTATCAGGCTCCGGGCAAGCCGGGTCGATCAATTAGTGCTTGAAGGCAAGAAAAACGCTCTTGCCGTACAACAGGTTACAAGCAATTTGGATGGTTATCTGTCGGCCTGTCAGCTTGGTATTACCATTACAGCGCTCGGGTTAGGTTGGCTAGGTGAACCGACAGTGGAGAAAATCCTGTTCCCTCTTTTTCAACAGCTTAGTATAAGTAGTGAAGTCAGTCACGTATTGTCCTTTATTATCGCTTTTGCTTCCGTAACCTTTCTGCACGTCGTTATTGGTGAGCTTGCTCCGAAGACGTGGGCGATTCAAAAAGCGGAATTTATCAGCTTTACTGTAGCAAAGCCAATCATCTGGTTCCACAAAATTATGTATCCTTTCATCTGGGTATTGAACGGTTCTGCAAATGCGCTTGTGCGCCTGTTCGGACTAAAGCCGGTGAAAGAGCATGAAGACGCTCATAGCGAAGAAGAAATTCAGATTATTCTGAATGACAGCTACCAAAGCGGCAAAATCAACAACACGGAGTATGGCTACGTGAGCCGCATTTTCGCCTTTGACGAAATGCTCGCGAAGGAGATTATGGTGCCCCGCACCGATATGATCTGCCTGTATTCCAATAAATCGTTAGTTGAGAACATGGAAATCATTCATAAAGAACAATATACACGCTTTCCTGTCGCACAAGACAGCAAAGACAACATTATCGGTATGATCAATACGAAGCAAATGTTTTTGCAATTTCATCATAATAAAGAGTTTGATTTCAAAAAGCTGATCCATCCTGTACTTACGGTTTCCGAAGTGCTGCCTGTCAAAACGCTGCTCAAGCGCATGCAGCAGGAGCAAGTGCATATCGCCATTTTGATGGATGAATACGGCGGAACGTCAGGCCTCATTACGATTGAAGATATTCTAGAAGAAATTGTTGGCGAAATTCGTGATGAATTTGATGCTGACGAGCGCAAGGACATTGAGAAGCTTGCTGACAACTGCTACCTGCTTGACGGCAAAGTATCACTCGACGAATTGAGCGAGCTTACAGGGGTCAACCTGGAGCATGAGGAAGTCGATACGGTCGGCGGCTGGCTGTACAGCGAAATTCAAGATCCGCGCATCGGCAAAGAACTTCATCATCATAATATGCGATTTATTATTCGCGAGATCGGCAAACACCGCATTAAGAAGGTTGAGCTGATCATTGAAACGGATGAAATAGAAGCTCAGGTCGAGACAACGGCCTAA
- a CDS encoding DUF1836 domain-containing protein: MESFTLTRKEMACLLMALDGQDGHRPLQVLQDAWKKTHRNALEAGASLPAFLSTALPPILEKMIKGNEVRGFSLQEIATLGHMVEYSNMSITSMQNWVKRDFKAYFNCPKMGKKYSLNQAALLFVIDDLKSNLDFESIRKLLEILFIKPEDESADLIGPLELYASYSAMFEELDANNDQLLDTFGHVKGGSKQDALTENAIRASADRFAQKLPDLTNDQSEALRNILFIAAISIQTAYFHSLARRYLNATLFLHR; encoded by the coding sequence ATGGAGTCATTCACGCTTACTCGAAAAGAAATGGCTTGCCTGCTGATGGCGCTGGATGGACAGGATGGACATCGTCCTTTGCAGGTGCTGCAGGATGCCTGGAAGAAGACGCACCGCAATGCATTGGAAGCTGGAGCTTCCCTGCCGGCCTTCTTATCCACGGCCCTTCCCCCCATTCTGGAGAAGATGATAAAAGGCAATGAGGTGAGAGGCTTCTCACTGCAGGAAATCGCTACGCTCGGCCATATGGTGGAGTATTCCAACATGTCTATTACCTCTATGCAGAATTGGGTGAAGCGCGATTTCAAAGCGTATTTTAATTGTCCAAAAATGGGCAAAAAGTATTCCCTGAATCAAGCGGCGCTGTTGTTCGTCATTGATGATTTGAAGTCGAATCTTGATTTTGAGTCGATTCGCAAGCTGCTTGAGATTTTATTCATCAAGCCGGAGGATGAATCGGCCGATCTGATCGGCCCGCTTGAGCTATATGCGTCTTACTCGGCCATGTTTGAAGAGCTGGATGCGAATAATGACCAGCTTCTAGATACCTTCGGCCATGTGAAGGGCGGCAGCAAGCAGGATGCATTGACGGAAAATGCGATTAGAGCATCGGCGGACCGTTTTGCCCAGAAGCTGCCGGATTTGACGAATGACCAGTCGGAGGCGCTCCGCAATATTTTGTTCATTGCGGCGATTTCGATCCAAACGGCGTATTTCCACTCGCTGGCTCGCCGGTATTTGAATGCTACCCTGTTTCTGCATCGGTAA
- a CDS encoding DUF4870 domain-containing protein encodes MQQFNQPDQSSTGLDPKVAALLCYVLGFISGIIFLVLEKNSRYVKFHAMQSIITFAGLGVVSLVINIIPIIGTLISALISILTFVLWIVLMLQAYQGKQFKLPYVGDIAEKQAAQFK; translated from the coding sequence ATGCAACAATTTAATCAACCTGATCAATCCTCAACTGGGCTCGATCCTAAGGTCGCAGCGCTGCTTTGTTATGTTCTGGGCTTTATCTCTGGAATCATCTTCCTTGTATTGGAGAAAAACAGCCGGTATGTGAAATTTCACGCGATGCAATCGATCATTACGTTTGCTGGCTTGGGAGTCGTTTCATTGGTCATAAACATTATTCCGATTATCGGCACACTAATTAGCGCCCTGATTAGCATTCTCACCTTCGTCCTTTGGATCGTCCTCATGCTTCAAGCTTATCAAGGCAAGCAATTCAAGTTGCCTTACGTTGGCGATATCGCCGAGAAGCAAGCTGCACAATTCAAATAA
- a CDS encoding LCP family protein — protein MSKWTKKKKWIYTLCAAVLVLGTAGYFNRGALAMLGFNWFLSDQVATQLEQTYKPIEGREPIQVGNMNTNPFALMLLGVDQRGKETGRSDTMIYTVIRPKDGAILMVSIPRDTYTEIVGKNKEDKITHAYAFGGAKMAIETVENLFNQPINYYAAINFQGFRDVIDAMGGISLPIAEDIVNKDPDHEKFVVKGGQDVYNGNDALNYVRYREDAGGDMSRTGRHQIFLNQLLDKVSEVGQWSKIPDLIDIMGENFSTDIQPDQMIKLAQQLLQQDNRTIYSHTLKGEGHRLTNGGAWYYFADKDDLSKTQAMIGSWLNPDTAKQDLIMPDEYASKVQKPVGSLSSASDAE, from the coding sequence ATGTCAAAATGGACAAAAAAGAAGAAGTGGATATATACGCTCTGCGCAGCGGTGCTTGTGCTTGGAACGGCGGGCTATTTCAATCGTGGAGCGCTTGCTATGCTGGGCTTCAACTGGTTTCTCTCCGATCAGGTAGCTACGCAGCTGGAGCAAACCTATAAACCAATAGAAGGCCGCGAACCTATTCAGGTCGGCAATATGAATACGAACCCGTTCGCCCTTATGCTGCTCGGCGTTGACCAGCGCGGCAAGGAGACGGGAAGATCGGATACGATGATTTATACGGTCATACGTCCGAAGGATGGCGCTATTCTCATGGTGTCTATCCCGCGTGATACGTATACGGAAATTGTGGGTAAAAACAAAGAGGACAAAATTACGCATGCGTACGCATTTGGTGGAGCCAAGATGGCGATAGAGACGGTCGAAAATCTATTTAACCAGCCTATCAACTATTATGCTGCTATTAATTTTCAAGGGTTCAGAGATGTTATTGATGCAATGGGAGGGATTTCCCTGCCGATTGCAGAAGATATAGTAAATAAAGATCCCGATCACGAAAAGTTTGTCGTGAAAGGCGGTCAGGATGTATATAATGGCAATGATGCGCTGAATTATGTTCGTTACCGTGAAGATGCCGGAGGCGATATGAGCCGTACGGGAAGACATCAAATTTTTCTGAACCAGTTGCTGGATAAAGTATCTGAGGTCGGCCAATGGAGCAAAATTCCTGACCTGATTGACATTATGGGCGAAAATTTCAGTACGGACATCCAGCCTGACCAGATGATCAAGCTGGCCCAGCAGCTGCTGCAGCAGGATAACCGCACGATATACAGCCATACGCTGAAAGGCGAGGGACACAGGCTGACGAACGGCGGCGCATGGTATTATTTTGCGGATAAAGACGATTTGTCCAAGACGCAGGCGATGATTGGCAGCTGGCTGAACCCCGATACGGCAAAGCAGGATTTAATTATGCCGGATGAGTACGCTTCGAAAGTGCAGAAGCCGGTTGGCTCATTGTCCAGCGCAAGCGACGCTGAGTAG
- a CDS encoding CBS domain-containing protein, whose amino-acid sequence MNIAFFLLPKQEVVTVTHDATLRQTLEKMEHHRYTAVPIINAEGEYAGAVTEGDLLWFMKNRPELTFEMTNKVKLADVPLRLNHRSVRIDANMEDLIMLAKVQNFVPVVDDSEHFIGIVRRSEIIDYCQTIMQSAIAIEA is encoded by the coding sequence ATGAACATTGCGTTTTTTCTGCTGCCCAAGCAGGAAGTCGTAACGGTAACGCATGACGCAACACTTAGGCAGACGCTGGAGAAAATGGAGCATCACCGTTATACAGCCGTACCGATTATTAATGCCGAGGGCGAATATGCAGGTGCTGTCACAGAAGGCGATTTATTATGGTTTATGAAAAATAGGCCGGAGCTGACTTTCGAAATGACCAATAAAGTCAAGCTGGCGGACGTCCCGCTGCGGCTGAATCACCGCTCGGTTCGAATTGACGCGAACATGGAAGACCTCATTATGCTGGCGAAGGTGCAGAACTTTGTGCCGGTCGTCGATGACAGCGAGCATTTTATTGGCATTGTGCGGCGCAGTGAAATTATTGATTATTGTCAGACGATTATGCAAAGCGCGATTGCGATTGAAGCATAG
- a CDS encoding DUF2232 domain-containing protein — protein MAARITNIHVQEVNGLKTGMKSVLWSAAALLLLLSIAVPVLNILTILFLMVPYVVLYTALPARGFILHMLPVWVLSFLILGAPALIIGLFFLVPSIVMGHMFKKQLPAHKVLSRTVITLLVLFLMEFAAFEVILDLSLTSEMGNFVRSVFNDPQLQPLLPVEWSDEYTEMLIQMMLNTIPLAVISVSFFYTVVTQYISRRVLGSSGIEVPRMPLAKDWMLPRVLVIYYVIVYILSLFVSPDSKSFIGVAVLNLLPLLRLAFAIQAVGFFFYLAHERKWNPAIPVLIAIPVLIFSPLSLIGVLDAAFPIRKSFTKKS, from the coding sequence ATGGCGGCAAGAATTACGAATATACATGTGCAAGAGGTGAACGGTTTGAAGACCGGTATGAAATCTGTTTTGTGGAGCGCGGCAGCACTGCTCCTGTTATTGTCCATTGCTGTACCTGTTCTCAATATTTTGACCATATTGTTTCTTATGGTTCCTTATGTGGTGTTGTACACAGCGCTTCCCGCGCGTGGGTTCATTCTGCATATGCTGCCGGTATGGGTGCTGTCCTTCCTCATATTAGGAGCTCCAGCGTTAATTATCGGTTTGTTTTTCCTTGTTCCTTCTATAGTGATGGGGCATATGTTCAAGAAGCAGCTGCCTGCACATAAAGTGCTGTCAAGAACGGTTATTACGCTGCTTGTACTGTTTTTGATGGAATTTGCAGCTTTTGAAGTGATTTTAGATTTGTCCCTGACTAGCGAAATGGGCAATTTTGTTCGTTCCGTATTTAATGATCCGCAATTGCAGCCTTTGCTCCCTGTGGAATGGAGCGATGAGTATACCGAGATGCTCATTCAAATGATGCTGAATACGATTCCGCTCGCTGTTATTAGCGTATCGTTCTTTTACACTGTTGTTACCCAGTATATTTCACGGCGTGTGCTTGGTTCTTCAGGCATTGAGGTGCCGAGAATGCCGCTGGCGAAAGATTGGATGCTGCCGCGGGTTTTAGTCATTTATTATGTGATTGTTTACATTCTAAGCTTGTTTGTCAGTCCTGACAGCAAGTCCTTCATTGGAGTAGCAGTGCTCAATTTGCTGCCATTGCTAAGGCTGGCTTTTGCAATTCAAGCCGTCGGTTTCTTCTTCTATTTGGCTCATGAACGCAAATGGAATCCGGCTATCCCGGTGCTGATTGCAATACCTGTACTAATTTTCTCGCCGCTTAGCTTAATCGGTGTGCTTGATGCTGCTTTCCCCATCCGTAAGTCATTTACGAAGAAATCCTAG